In Paenibacillus hexagrammi, the following are encoded in one genomic region:
- a CDS encoding WG repeat-containing protein — translation MKGIRSKGRTHIALGAAMLLLLPICLAAEPLAAQENGAPDAAANVQTSATPEQPIEDLYPYYSMAKGKKWGYLNREGKTIIEPQFDSAESFQEQGVAVVGVEDSSDGYFESKYGLIDRSGSFVVPAEYEYIQEFGSGFAAEDFEHHSLILDGHGNKVNEMAGDLGSLSEGLATFYKDEKYGYVDGSGSIIVSPQYESANDFKNGKAVVKTQDGQYSIINTKGETLRSYEAEYMGDSFSYGLSEVKKSDDSLWGYLGENGNMMIPETYEIAEPFQEGRAVVKLKSFGAETGLINTKGEYVLEPHYAIIQYVGESMWAVARKDRYFPDGESKDDLYKFALFNKDGKQITDYLYDDVASFKDGYSVVSQGLTSFFIDKTGQKAQSLPIIQGTGTIQRDKGLISANVDNRLQYIDMDGNVIWKAEYLKDLGNGIVLKEAKERPHRNTLIYYPVIEGIQDKQVSEKINAELMPSDATISSEDQSASYDEDFTVHMFKKDLLVVGANGYYYPFGAAHGMPSQVYKHVNIRNGSIYKLADLFKQDSGYLSRISDLIREQLKDHAEEKGVFPQAAEDLPDITDSQGFYLDSDVLNIYYNPYDIGPYAAGFITFQIPLSDLDTYIDKQGEFWKSFHE, via the coding sequence ATGAAAGGAATAAGGTCCAAAGGACGTACTCATATTGCATTAGGAGCTGCTATGCTGCTGCTATTGCCGATCTGTCTAGCTGCCGAGCCATTAGCAGCCCAAGAGAACGGGGCACCTGATGCCGCGGCCAATGTTCAAACCTCTGCGACGCCGGAACAACCAATTGAGGATTTGTACCCATATTATTCAATGGCTAAAGGGAAAAAGTGGGGGTACTTGAATCGAGAAGGAAAAACGATCATTGAGCCCCAATTTGATTCGGCTGAAAGCTTTCAGGAGCAAGGTGTAGCAGTGGTTGGTGTTGAGGATTCCAGTGATGGGTATTTTGAAAGTAAATACGGTCTAATCGACCGATCGGGGAGCTTTGTTGTCCCTGCGGAATATGAGTACATACAAGAGTTTGGCTCAGGATTTGCAGCTGAGGATTTCGAGCATCATTCTTTGATCTTAGATGGCCATGGTAACAAGGTCAATGAAATGGCTGGTGATCTGGGCTCCTTAAGCGAGGGGCTGGCAACCTTTTATAAGGATGAGAAGTATGGGTACGTTGATGGAAGCGGCAGCATCATTGTTTCGCCGCAGTATGAGAGCGCCAACGATTTTAAGAATGGAAAAGCTGTGGTAAAAACGCAAGACGGTCAATATTCGATCATCAATACGAAGGGCGAAACGCTGCGTTCTTATGAAGCTGAATATATGGGAGATTCATTCTCCTACGGTTTAAGTGAAGTCAAGAAATCGGATGACTCTCTGTGGGGGTATCTCGGCGAGAACGGTAACATGATGATCCCGGAGACTTATGAAATCGCAGAACCCTTCCAGGAAGGAAGAGCGGTCGTCAAGCTGAAAAGCTTCGGAGCAGAGACGGGGCTGATCAACACCAAAGGCGAATATGTACTAGAGCCTCATTATGCGATTATTCAATATGTTGGAGAATCCATGTGGGCTGTTGCCCGCAAAGACAGATATTTCCCTGATGGTGAAAGCAAGGACGATCTTTATAAATTTGCTTTATTTAATAAAGATGGAAAGCAGATCACGGATTACTTGTATGATGACGTTGCGTCGTTCAAGGACGGTTACAGCGTAGTCAGCCAGGGACTTACCTCTTTCTTTATCGATAAAACAGGGCAAAAGGCGCAATCGCTGCCGATCATCCAAGGTACCGGTACGATACAGCGTGATAAGGGCCTAATTAGCGCCAATGTGGATAACCGCCTTCAATATATAGATATGGATGGCAACGTCATTTGGAAAGCGGAATATCTAAAGGATTTGGGGAATGGAATTGTTTTGAAAGAAGCCAAGGAACGGCCCCATCGCAATACGCTCATCTATTATCCGGTGATTGAGGGTATACAGGATAAGCAAGTTTCAGAGAAAATTAATGCTGAGTTGATGCCAAGTGACGCCACAATTTCAAGCGAAGATCAATCTGCGTCGTATGATGAGGATTTTACAGTTCACATGTTTAAGAAGGATCTGTTAGTAGTAGGAGCTAATGGTTACTATTATCCTTTCGGAGCCGCTCACGGCATGCCCTCACAGGTATACAAACACGTGAATATCCGCAATGGCAGCATCTATAAGCTTGCCGATTTGTTCAAGCAGGACAGCGGCTATCTCAGTCGCATCAGTGATTTAATTAGGGAACAATTGAAGGACCATGCAGAAGAGAAGGGTGTGTTCCCTCAGGCTGCAGAGGATTTACCGGATATCACAGACAGCCAGGGTTTCTATCTCGACTCGGATGTACTGAACATCTACTATAACCCTTACGACATTGGACCTTATGCGGCTGGCTTTATTACATTCCAGATTCCGCTTAGTGATCTTGATACGTATATCGATAAGCAAGGCGAGTTCTGGAAATCATTTCACGAATAA
- a CDS encoding methyl-accepting chemotaxis protein yields MQNNRGFWKITIRKKLLLISLFMLLVPVSILGYVSYHVSSQESDALIRSNLQNSVKMALELTTSMEEAVKAGGMTKEAAQEKVREALIGPLKDGKRSINPHIQLGENGYFFILNANGDLMGHPLLEGQNILDKQTSSGFFYVKDMIEKAKGGGGFTTYDWPLPDSSKEAEKIAYAESAGQDWGWIIAAGSYMQDYNQGQTHILNTILITLLCCWVIGGTLMTLFALHISRPIKRLADQASQFAQGDLRASALNIKNKDEIGDLAVSFQAMYVHLREMVAGLLSSSDRLSDASHDLSGSIGETTLASNQISVSIQDMAGSNDTQARSVKESSVAMEEMAYGIQRIATTSSTAYEASEMTLREAEQGNLLIKQSSEQMNAVNRTVSELAEIVEKLTERSQYIGDIVRVITDISAQTNLLALNASIEAARAGAEGKGFAVVAGEVKKLAERSTTSAAEVAELIEAIQEDMRRAGDAMAKGEQEVAVGVQSIEHTGQAFVRILEATRNVVEQVQEASASAQEMSASSQEISASLQDMERMADQTNQLAQQISASTEEQLAVMEELSSSAESLNVMSSEMQVLAHKFKL; encoded by the coding sequence GTGCAGAATAATAGGGGATTTTGGAAAATTACAATTAGAAAGAAACTGCTGTTGATTTCTTTATTTATGCTGTTGGTACCTGTGTCTATACTCGGGTATGTCAGTTATCATGTTTCGTCGCAGGAGTCGGATGCATTAATTCGGAGTAATTTGCAAAATTCAGTAAAAATGGCACTGGAGCTTACAACTTCTATGGAAGAAGCGGTCAAGGCGGGAGGCATGACGAAAGAAGCTGCCCAGGAGAAGGTAAGAGAAGCGCTGATCGGACCGCTGAAGGACGGCAAGCGATCGATTAATCCGCACATTCAGCTAGGGGAGAACGGGTACTTTTTTATCCTTAATGCGAATGGCGATCTGATGGGTCATCCGTTATTGGAGGGGCAAAACATTCTGGATAAGCAAACCAGCAGCGGCTTCTTCTACGTGAAGGATATGATCGAGAAGGCGAAGGGCGGCGGCGGTTTTACGACGTATGATTGGCCTTTACCTGATTCGTCAAAGGAAGCGGAGAAGATAGCGTATGCGGAATCAGCGGGTCAGGACTGGGGCTGGATCATAGCAGCCGGCTCGTACATGCAGGATTATAATCAAGGCCAGACGCATATTCTGAACACGATTCTGATTACCCTGCTTTGCTGCTGGGTGATTGGAGGAACTTTGATGACATTGTTTGCTCTACATATCTCCAGACCGATCAAACGTCTGGCGGATCAAGCCAGCCAGTTTGCTCAGGGTGATTTAAGAGCCTCAGCGCTTAATATTAAGAACAAAGACGAAATCGGCGATTTGGCCGTTTCCTTTCAGGCGATGTACGTCCATCTCCGGGAAATGGTTGCGGGGCTTCTCTCTAGTTCTGACAGGCTGTCAGACGCATCGCATGATCTAAGCGGTTCTATTGGGGAAACGACACTTGCGAGTAATCAAATCTCTGTTTCTATTCAAGATATGGCTGGAAGTAATGATACACAGGCGCGCAGTGTGAAAGAGAGCTCTGTGGCGATGGAGGAAATGGCCTACGGCATTCAAAGAATCGCCACCACATCGTCAACAGCCTACGAAGCTTCCGAGATGACCTTGCGGGAAGCCGAGCAGGGCAATCTGCTGATCAAGCAGTCTTCCGAGCAAATGAATGCGGTCAATCGAACAGTAAGCGAACTGGCTGAAATTGTGGAGAAGCTTACGGAACGCTCCCAATATATCGGTGATATCGTTAGGGTGATTACCGATATATCCGCGCAGACGAATCTGCTGGCTCTAAACGCATCGATCGAGGCTGCAAGAGCTGGTGCGGAAGGAAAGGGCTTCGCTGTGGTAGCCGGAGAGGTTAAGAAACTGGCGGAACGTTCGACCACCTCCGCAGCGGAAGTGGCTGAACTAATCGAGGCGATTCAAGAAGATATGAGACGCGCAGGCGATGCCATGGCGAAAGGGGAGCAGGAGGTTGCTGTAGGTGTGCAGTCCATCGAGCACACGGGCCAAGCGTTCGTTCGCATTCTTGAAGCGACCCGTAATGTTGTGGAGCAGGTGCAGGAGGCTTCGGCTTCAGCTCAGGAGATGTCGGCGAGCTCGCAGGAAATCTCTGCATCCCTGCAGGATATGGAACGCATGGCCGATCAAACGAACCAGCTTGCACAGCAGATCTCCGCTTCTACGGAGGAACAGCTTGCGGTGATGGAAGAGCTGTCATCATCGGCTGAATCGTTGAATGTGATGTCATCCGAAATGCAGGTTTTGGCTCACAAGTTTAAGCTATAG